One genomic region from Sphingobacterium multivorum encodes:
- a CDS encoding AAA family ATPase — translation MSDFDKYISFENRIDVSVLFDKMAQVKSEVKKVIVGQDQLIDMLLISILASGHSLIEGLPGVAKTLSAKLIAKTIHSEFKRIQFTPDLMPSDVTGSSILDLKSNEFEFRRGPIFANIVLIDEINRAPAKTQAALFESMAEQQVSVDGTTYQLPGPFVVFATQNPIEHEGTYRLPEAQLDRFLFKINVNYPELEQELEILKEHHAQKAQNKEDQVQAVVSATEILEFQKLIKSIFVHEELLTYIAQVIIKTRTNPSLTLGASPRASIALLESAKASAALTGRDFVTPEDIRRVASAVLGHRVMLTPEREMEGFTTAYVIDQIINSVEIPR, via the coding sequence ATGAGTGACTTCGATAAATATATATCTTTTGAAAACCGAATAGATGTCTCGGTTTTATTCGATAAAATGGCGCAGGTAAAGTCGGAGGTGAAAAAAGTCATCGTTGGGCAGGATCAATTGATTGACATGCTCTTAATCTCGATCTTGGCCTCAGGGCATTCTTTGATCGAGGGCTTACCCGGGGTGGCGAAAACATTATCCGCAAAATTGATCGCCAAAACGATTCATAGTGAATTCAAGCGGATTCAATTTACACCGGATTTAATGCCCTCGGATGTAACCGGTTCGTCGATACTTGACTTGAAAAGTAATGAATTTGAATTTCGTAGAGGGCCTATTTTTGCAAATATTGTTTTAATCGATGAAATCAATCGTGCTCCGGCAAAGACGCAGGCAGCACTTTTTGAAAGCATGGCGGAGCAACAGGTGTCGGTAGATGGAACAACCTATCAATTGCCGGGGCCGTTTGTTGTTTTTGCGACGCAAAATCCCATCGAACACGAAGGTACTTATCGACTGCCGGAAGCTCAGCTCGACCGTTTCTTGTTTAAGATCAATGTGAACTATCCTGAACTTGAACAGGAATTGGAAATATTGAAGGAGCATCATGCTCAAAAAGCACAAAATAAAGAGGATCAGGTTCAGGCTGTAGTTTCGGCCACAGAAATTTTAGAATTCCAGAAATTGATCAAGTCTATTTTTGTTCACGAGGAGTTGCTAACTTACATTGCTCAAGTTATTATAAAAACACGAACGAATCCAAGTTTGACATTAGGTGCATCACCGCGGGCTTCTATTGCTTTGCTGGAATCAGCAAAGGCTTCAGCTGCGTTGACAGGCCGGGACTTTGTTACTCCTGAAGATATTCGGAGGGTAGCGTCCGCCGTGCTGGGCCACCGTGTCATGTTGACTCCAGAAAGGGAAATGGAAGGATTTACCACCGCCTATGTCATCGACCAAATCATTAATTCTGTAGAAATTCCTAGATAA
- a CDS encoding stage II sporulation protein M produces MREASFVERNKEKWALIENNLSINMQVDPDELASNYIELTNDLAYAQTFYPESKVKAYLNELAVTVHQKIYKDQKASNNKFKSFINEEIPQAIWSIRRPLLYSFLIFVLASVIGFVSSVYDMDFIRLILGDYYVDSTIESIKAGDPAAVYGKGSNFGSAIWITINNVRVAFMAFAAGLFFSVGTGYVLFSNGIMLGAFHHMFFQYGVMGKAMSAIWIHGTIEISVIIVAGGCGLAIGNSILFPKSFTRLTSFVRTAKIAMKVLVSTIPFFIIAGTLEGFVTRYYNASIWLCLLIIVLSVLAILYFYVINPYRLAKRFQWK; encoded by the coding sequence ATGAGAGAAGCATCCTTTGTAGAACGAAATAAAGAAAAATGGGCGTTAATTGAAAATAATTTATCAATTAATATGCAGGTTGATCCAGATGAACTGGCCTCAAATTATATTGAGCTCACCAATGATCTGGCTTATGCACAAACTTTTTACCCTGAAAGTAAGGTGAAGGCTTACCTGAATGAACTGGCTGTGACCGTACATCAGAAAATCTATAAAGATCAAAAAGCTTCCAATAATAAGTTTAAATCTTTTATCAATGAAGAGATACCGCAGGCAATCTGGTCAATCCGTAGACCTTTGTTGTACTCCTTCTTAATTTTTGTTTTGGCTTCAGTCATTGGTTTTGTATCGTCTGTATACGATATGGATTTTATTCGGCTTATTTTAGGTGACTACTATGTCGATTCGACGATAGAAAGTATAAAAGCAGGTGATCCTGCTGCGGTATATGGAAAAGGAAGCAACTTTGGATCAGCGATTTGGATTACGATTAATAATGTGCGGGTTGCTTTTATGGCCTTTGCTGCTGGACTATTTTTCAGTGTAGGGACAGGTTATGTGCTGTTTAGCAATGGTATTATGCTTGGTGCATTTCACCATATGTTTTTCCAGTATGGCGTTATGGGGAAAGCCATGTCGGCGATTTGGATTCATGGTACCATTGAAATCTCGGTAATTATTGTGGCAGGGGGATGTGGACTGGCCATCGGTAATAGCATTCTATTTCCCAAATCGTTTACACGTTTGACATCTTTTGTTCGTACTGCAAAGATTGCGATGAAAGTTTTAGTCAGCACGATTCCTTTTTTTATTATAGCCGGTACATTGGAAGGTTTTGTGACACGGTATTATAATGCGTCAATTTGGTTATGCTTATTGATCATCGTTTTGTCCGTACTGGCTATCCTTTATTTTTATGTTATTAATCCTTATCGACTAGCAAAACGATTTCAATGGAAATAG
- a CDS encoding RDD family protein — translation MNKLEINTAQNVKIEYNLASLGSRMIAFAIDYFIIVCYYFFCFFLLDSINSTSGDPYLFYGIMMALTLPAFFYTLITETAFGGQTVGKKIMKIKVVKLDGSRANFYQYLSRWSLSIVDIWMTMGGVAITSIVLSKNGQRIGDIAAETSVISLKPTLKLSDTIYEETFDNHPILFPQVIKLSDKDANSVKEIYQTAFDRRDVGILTALVQRLEAVMEVKHPEKMTPNDFVLQVMKDHYSMFKDK, via the coding sequence ATGAATAAGCTTGAGATCAATACAGCACAAAATGTAAAAATCGAATATAATCTTGCCAGTCTTGGTTCAAGAATGATCGCTTTTGCAATAGATTATTTTATTATAGTCTGTTATTATTTCTTTTGCTTTTTCCTATTGGACAGTATAAATAGCACCAGCGGAGATCCTTATCTCTTTTATGGTATTATGATGGCATTGACGTTGCCCGCGTTTTTTTATACATTGATTACCGAAACTGCCTTTGGCGGTCAGACAGTAGGCAAGAAGATCATGAAAATAAAGGTCGTTAAACTTGACGGTTCGCGGGCCAACTTTTATCAATACTTGTCCAGATGGAGCCTATCTATCGTAGATATTTGGATGACGATGGGCGGTGTCGCCATTACTTCGATCGTTTTATCCAAAAATGGACAACGCATTGGAGATATTGCCGCGGAAACTTCGGTTATAAGCCTCAAACCTACTTTAAAATTGAGCGACACAATCTACGAAGAGACTTTTGACAATCATCCAATTTTATTTCCGCAGGTTATCAAATTGAGCGACAAGGATGCCAATTCGGTCAAAGAGATCTATCAAACAGCTTTTGACAGAAGAGATGTAGGAATTTTAACAGCTTTGGTACAACGTCTTGAAGCGGTTATGGAAGTCAAACATCCTGAAAAAATGACTCCCAACGACTTCGTGCTGCAGGTCATGAAAGATCACTATAGTATGTTTAAGGACAAATAG
- the fabD gene encoding ACP S-malonyltransferase yields the protein MKTAYVFPGQGAQFVGMGQDLYNLNDETKALFEQANDILGFRITDIMFSGTDEELKQTKVTQPAIFLHSVILAKALGESFQPDMVAGHSLGEFSALVAAGALSFGDGLKLVAQRANAMQKACELQPSTMAAILGLEDAIVEDICAKVDDVVVAANYNCPGQLVISGSIEGVDKACALLTEAGAKRALKLNVGGAFHSPLMESAKVELQAAIEAVDILSPSCPIYQNIDAKPQTDPAVIKQNLIAQLTGAVRWTQTVQNMLADGATAFVEVGPGNVLQGLVKKVDRQVQTSAASVTA from the coding sequence CAATTTGTTGGAATGGGGCAGGACCTGTATAACTTAAATGATGAAACGAAAGCTTTGTTCGAACAGGCTAACGATATTTTAGGATTCCGTATTACGGATATTATGTTTTCCGGTACAGACGAGGAGTTGAAACAGACCAAAGTAACCCAACCGGCTATTTTCTTGCATTCGGTCATTTTGGCAAAAGCATTGGGAGAGTCTTTTCAACCGGATATGGTTGCAGGCCACTCATTGGGTGAGTTCTCAGCCTTGGTAGCAGCAGGAGCATTGAGCTTTGGAGATGGCTTGAAATTGGTTGCACAACGCGCCAATGCGATGCAAAAAGCATGTGAGCTTCAGCCTTCAACGATGGCTGCGATATTAGGTCTGGAAGATGCTATAGTGGAAGATATCTGTGCTAAAGTTGATGACGTTGTTGTGGCAGCGAATTATAACTGTCCCGGACAATTGGTGATTTCGGGATCTATTGAAGGGGTGGATAAAGCTTGTGCTTTATTGACCGAGGCTGGTGCTAAGCGCGCATTAAAGCTAAATGTGGGTGGAGCATTTCACTCACCATTGATGGAATCTGCCAAAGTGGAATTGCAAGCGGCTATAGAAGCTGTAGATATTTTGTCGCCTAGCTGTCCGATTTATCAAAATATCGATGCCAAACCACAGACAGATCCAGCGGTTATAAAACAAAATCTGATTGCGCAATTGACTGGCGCTGTACGATGGACGCAGACGGTACAAAATATGTTGGCCGATGGTGCAACAGCTTTTGTAGAAGTTGGCCCAGGCAATGTATTGCAAGGCTTAGTAAAGAAAGTCGACCGTCAGGTGCAGACTTCTGCGGCTTCAGTGACCGCGTAA
- a CDS encoding DUF4350 domain-containing protein: MKGSVKFGLILLTVVLVLIALIDATSKKPIIWDRTFDAKDKNPFGAYVLRQELKHIIDQKNTTIERPLYEYLDSTKKTDANLFFYTSYFSMGEAAEDKLLDYVNRGGKAMIVAEDIDPYLLDSLGLKTDNFYGFKKGVNIKSQLRVRLMNDNNKIHYSKSDLGEVFKKLPKHATILGAITYKEFTLPNFIAVQFGKGTFYLHLTPDLFGNYYLLNSASQYAYVAKSLSYLNDKPIAWYDFKANLEQYRTPLRVLLMNDGLRQAWYVLLAGLVLLLVFRSRREQRAVAVVSPEPNLSKDFCGTIATLYYENGAPGNMVAKKIDYFLHDLRMRFHLDTLMLREEEFSEELAERAGVPLVETQSLIRLIVRMQDAKQHDVADLKLINDTIEEFKHKAKMI; this comes from the coding sequence ATGAAGGGATCGGTAAAATTTGGATTGATATTATTGACTGTTGTGTTAGTGTTAATAGCCCTTATCGATGCAACAAGTAAGAAACCGATTATCTGGGATCGGACTTTTGATGCAAAAGATAAAAATCCTTTTGGCGCTTATGTGCTACGTCAAGAACTAAAGCATATCATTGATCAAAAGAACACAACGATTGAGCGACCATTGTATGAATATTTGGACAGTACAAAGAAAACCGACGCTAACTTATTTTTTTATACCTCCTATTTTTCGATGGGTGAAGCAGCGGAAGATAAATTACTGGATTATGTAAACCGGGGTGGGAAAGCAATGATTGTAGCCGAGGATATTGATCCTTACCTGTTGGATTCCCTCGGGTTGAAAACAGATAACTTCTATGGTTTTAAAAAAGGTGTGAATATAAAAAGCCAGCTGCGTGTGCGCTTGATGAACGATAACAATAAAATTCATTATAGTAAATCAGATCTTGGCGAAGTATTCAAAAAACTTCCTAAACATGCGACCATTTTGGGCGCGATTACCTATAAGGAATTTACGTTACCGAACTTCATAGCCGTTCAATTCGGTAAAGGGACATTCTATCTGCACCTGACTCCTGATTTATTTGGAAACTATTACTTGCTGAATTCCGCTTCGCAATATGCCTATGTTGCTAAGTCGTTATCTTATCTAAATGATAAGCCGATCGCTTGGTATGATTTTAAAGCGAATCTGGAGCAATATCGGACACCTTTGCGTGTATTGCTTATGAACGATGGTCTTAGGCAAGCTTGGTATGTTTTGTTGGCGGGGCTAGTCCTTTTGCTTGTGTTTCGAAGTAGACGTGAGCAACGGGCTGTGGCGGTCGTGAGCCCAGAACCGAATCTCTCGAAGGACTTTTGTGGAACCATTGCCACTTTATATTATGAAAATGGCGCACCAGGTAATATGGTCGCAAAAAAAATAGATTACTTCCTGCACGATCTTCGGATGCGGTTTCATTTGGACACGCTGATGTTGCGGGAAGAGGAGTTCAGTGAAGAACTGGCTGAGCGGGCTGGAGTTCCGCTCGTAGAGACACAGTCTTTAATCAGGCTGATTGTTCGTATGCAAGATGCTAAACAACATGATGTGGCTGATCTCAAATTGATTAATGATACAATAGAAGAGTTTAAACATAAAGCAAAAATGATATGA
- a CDS encoding DUF4129 domain-containing protein, producing MNKLLSFFCIACLSVMYACDPKPRDTDSNSGRIDSLNVQIDSTLVGADSLRIDSAVKAPNGQQEKDEIDLWDPALFDSIPKYTEERSFKMDPYQDIIKRYETDEFVYSENIKDRVGVLQRILARLADWIGSIMPDNPYKFREEFGYVFAFLAVIALAFILYKVLYNRKQYFVKHSEEESELDVLAYVERNLMNSNLEPYIQEAIAQRNYALGIRYLQLLNIQKLAQSDHIKWKLSKTNAEFTQEIQNEELRRGFAECTRIFDYVWFGQFELTEDNFNQYQQLFHQYQKQIK from the coding sequence ATGAATAAACTCTTGTCTTTTTTCTGCATTGCCTGTTTGTCGGTTATGTATGCCTGTGATCCCAAGCCAAGGGACACGGACTCCAACAGCGGTAGGATTGATTCACTTAATGTGCAAATAGATTCTACTTTGGTGGGAGCAGATTCTCTCCGCATTGATTCTGCAGTAAAGGCACCCAATGGCCAACAGGAAAAAGACGAAATTGACCTGTGGGACCCAGCATTATTTGATTCGATCCCAAAATATACCGAAGAACGTTCGTTTAAAATGGATCCTTATCAGGATATTATCAAACGTTACGAGACGGACGAATTTGTTTATTCTGAAAATATTAAAGATCGGGTGGGCGTATTGCAACGCATCCTTGCCCGGCTCGCCGATTGGATCGGAAGTATCATGCCCGATAATCCTTATAAATTTCGGGAAGAATTTGGCTATGTATTTGCCTTCTTAGCTGTCATCGCATTAGCGTTTATTCTTTATAAAGTGCTCTACAACAGAAAACAATATTTTGTTAAGCATAGTGAAGAGGAGAGTGAACTGGACGTTTTAGCGTATGTGGAGCGAAACCTGATGAATAGTAACCTGGAACCTTATATTCAGGAGGCTATTGCCCAAAGGAATTATGCATTGGGTATCCGGTACTTACAGCTCTTGAATATTCAGAAACTAGCGCAATCCGATCATATCAAATGGAAGCTGAGCAAAACGAATGCTGAATTTACACAAGAGATTCAAAACGAGGAGCTCCGTCGCGGATTTGCGGAATGTACAAGAATATTTGATTATGTCTGGTTTGGCCAATTTGAATTAACAGAGGACAATTTTAATCAATATCAGCAATTGTTTCACCAATATCAAAAACAAATTAAATGA
- a CDS encoding DUF58 domain-containing protein, whose translation MKKLKQLFLTNQFFYSLLGVATLFTFSFFIKGLLIVAWIVFWIWLAVLAFDFIVLFSGKGKIEITRIYPEKLSNGDENPMKLMVSSFYPFATKVDILEEFPVQLQIRDKDFEATLPAFQRSEISFSLRPTQRGIYQFGRCMALVKRFGFFKRRFVTNQEQEIPCYPSYIQLRKYQLLATSNRLNELGIKRIRRIGSAMEFDHVREYVQGDDYRHMNWKASAKVKKLMVNQYEEEKSQPIYSFIDLGRAMRMPFNGLTLLDYSINAALVLSNATILKQDRAGLLTFSKDINAFIAAEKRNNQMHKISEALYQVSTKFEESEFGRLYSYANAHINKRSLIFVYTNFETLDSLKRQINYLSMLNRSHIIVIVVFKNVEIEELAKSAPKKTIDIYNQVIAEKFIYEKQLIVQELIRNGFQTIYTAPENLTINSINKYLEIKARGLI comes from the coding sequence ATGAAGAAACTAAAACAGCTCTTTCTAACAAATCAATTCTTCTACTCCCTATTGGGGGTGGCTACACTCTTTACATTTTCTTTTTTCATCAAAGGATTGTTGATTGTGGCCTGGATTGTCTTTTGGATCTGGTTGGCTGTTTTGGCTTTTGATTTTATTGTCTTATTCTCAGGAAAGGGTAAAATTGAAATCACACGGATATATCCTGAAAAATTATCCAACGGAGATGAAAACCCGATGAAGCTTATGGTGAGCTCTTTTTATCCATTTGCAACAAAAGTGGATATTTTGGAGGAGTTCCCGGTACAGCTTCAAATTCGGGACAAGGATTTTGAAGCCACTTTACCCGCCTTTCAGCGCTCAGAAATTTCGTTTTCCTTGCGGCCCACACAAAGGGGAATTTATCAGTTTGGTCGTTGTATGGCTTTGGTTAAGCGTTTCGGATTTTTCAAAAGAAGGTTTGTTACGAATCAGGAACAGGAAATCCCCTGTTATCCATCCTATATTCAGCTTAGAAAATATCAACTGCTTGCAACGAGTAACAGGTTAAATGAACTGGGTATAAAGCGTATTCGACGCATTGGTTCAGCCATGGAATTTGACCATGTTAGAGAGTATGTGCAGGGGGACGATTATAGGCATATGAACTGGAAGGCGTCCGCAAAAGTAAAGAAGCTGATGGTCAATCAATACGAAGAAGAGAAGTCTCAGCCGATCTATTCATTTATTGATTTGGGCCGGGCAATGCGTATGCCATTCAACGGTCTTACCTTATTGGATTATTCCATTAATGCTGCACTTGTTCTTTCCAATGCGACCATCTTAAAGCAGGACCGAGCCGGATTATTAACCTTTTCAAAAGATATCAATGCATTTATAGCGGCAGAAAAGAGGAATAATCAAATGCATAAAATTTCGGAAGCACTATATCAGGTGTCGACCAAATTTGAGGAGTCTGAATTTGGAAGATTATATAGTTATGCCAATGCACATATTAACAAGCGGTCGCTTATTTTTGTCTATACCAATTTTGAGACCTTAGACTCCTTAAAACGTCAGATAAATTATCTGTCGATGTTGAATAGGAGCCACATCATCGTCATCGTTGTTTTTAAAAATGTGGAAATTGAAGAGTTAGCCAAGAGTGCCCCCAAAAAAACCATTGATATTTACAACCAGGTCATTGCTGAAAAGTTTATCTATGAAAAACAGCTTATTGTACAAGAACTGATTCGCAACGGCTTTCAGACTATCTATACAGCGCCCGAAAATCTGACCATCAACTCCATCAATAAATATTTGGAAATTAAGGCACGGGGCCTTATTTAA